Proteins encoded by one window of Arachis ipaensis cultivar K30076 chromosome B04, Araip1.1, whole genome shotgun sequence:
- the LOC107639009 gene encoding COBRA-like protein 7 isoform X2 has product MAMALHDHVFFYIFVIISAAPLSLSQPQAASSCNGIFLSYTYTSGYRLPPNTSDTADQPYRFTSELTVLNNGLEDLKSWKVFVGFRHREWLVSASNAELADGTGLPAAVGNGTVLEGSEVRDLKTAAETAGDLKQMMVTVDMVGTVFGVAPPNVPMPSTIRLSNEGFICRKPTSQGNNETHTCCTVDPNSKTNTPTDEQEFPLPQKGGDLSIIYDVTKTYESNYWAEVTVSNNNPIGRLDHWKLSWEWINDEFIYTMKGAYPSNVDSSECIFGSQGEYYKKLDFADVLNCERRPTVVDLPPTRFNDSKLGKVPFCCRNGTLLPPTMDPSKSISRFQMQVFKMPPNINRSHLAPPRNWKISGEELNPEYQCGNPVRVSPSESLDPTGLPSNTSAIASWQILCNITRNTRKSKCCVSFSAFFNESVVPCQTCACGCSAKSERTCSVAEPAVLLPPEALLVPFENRTKMAHTWADRKHLSVPNPMPCGDNCGVSINWHVNTDYRRGWTARITLFNWGETDFADWFVAVEMDKAAPGFEKMYSFNASSLDKVKNTIFMQGKEGLNFLVAEANGSNPKKDPKVPGKQQSVISFRKKNTPGIEVVDGDGFPNKVFFNGEECSLPLVYPSSGFRNEFSFVPMLLLMLLPIIWMWQ; this is encoded by the exons ATGGCCATGGCCTTGCATGACCATGTCTTCTTCTACATCTTTGTCATCATCTCCGCCGCGCCATTATCGCTCTCTCAGCCACAAGCCGCCTCCTCCTGCAACGGAATATTCCTTTCTTACACTTACACCAGCGGCTACCGCCTGCCGCCGAACACGTCCGACACCGCGGACCAGCCATACCGGTTCACGTCGGAGCTGACGGTGCTAAACAACGGCCTAGAGGATCTGAAGTCATGGAAGGTGTTCGTGGGTTTCCGGCACCGAGAGTGGCTGGTTTCGGCGTCGAACGCGGAGCTGGCAGACGGCACAGGGCTCCCTGCTGCCGTCGGAAACGGGACAGTTTTGGAGGGGTCCGAGGTGAGGGACTTGAAGACGGCAGCGGAGACGGCGGGGGACTTAAAACAGATGATGGTAACGGTGGACATGGTGGGGACGGTGTTTGGGGTGGCGCCACCCAATGTTCCCATGCCTTCCACCATTAGGCTCTCTAATGAAGGTTTTATTTGTCGTAAACCCACTTCTCAAG GTAACAATGAGACACATACATGTTGCACAGTTGATCCCAATTCCAAAACAAACACACCCACAGATGAACAAGAATTTCCACTCCCTCAGAAAGGTGGTGACCTTAGCATAATCTATGATGTCACAAAAACATATGAATCCAATTACTGGGCAGAGGTCACAGTTTCAAACAACAACCCCATTGGCCGTCTTGACCATTGGAAACTCAGCTGGGAATGGATCAATGATGAGTTCATATACACAATGAAAGGTGCATATCCATCAAACGTTGATTCTTCTGAATGTATCTTTGGTTCACAAGGTGAGTACTACAAGAAACTTGACTTTGCCGATGTGTTGAACTGCGAAAGAAGGCCAACCGTAGTTGATCTCCCTCCAACAAG GTTCAATGATTCAAAACTTGGTAAAGTCCCATTTTGCTGCAGAAATGGTACATTGTTGCCACCCACAATGGATCCTAGTAAGTCAATTTCAAGGTTCCAAATGCAGGTCTTCAAGATGCCTCCAAACATCAATCGTTCCCACCTTGCGCCACCTAGGAACTGGAAGATAAGTGGTGAGGAACTCAACCCTGAATACCAATGTGGGAATCCTGTTAGGGTGAGTCCTAGTGAGTCTTTGGATCCAACAGGTTTGCCATCAAATACATCTGCAATTGCAAGTTGGCAAATTCTCTGCAACATAACAAGGAACACAAGAAAAAGCAAATGTTGTGTCTCATTTTCAGCTTTTTTCAATGAATCTGTTGTTCCCTGCCAAACATGTGCATGTGGATGCTCCGCGAAGTCAGAGAGGACGTGCAGTGTGGCTGAACCGGCTGTTCTGCTTCCCCCGGAGGCACTTCTTGTTCCATTTGAGAATAGAACAAAAATGGCTCATACTTGGGCTGACAGAAAGCATCTATCAGTGCCTAATCCTATGCCTTGTGGTGATAACTGTGGTGTGAGCATCAACTGGCATGTGAATACAGATTACCGGCGAGGTTGGACTGCAAGGATCACGCTTTTCAACTGGGGCGAAACTGATTTCGCAGACTGGTTTGTCGCAGTGGAAATGGATAAAGCAGCCCCTGGTTTTGAGAAAATGTACTCATTCAATGCTAGTTCATTAGACAAAGTGAAGAACACAATATTCATGCAAGGAAAGGAAGGATTGAACTTCCTTGTAGCCGAAGCAAATGGATCCAACCCAAAAAAAGATCCGAAGGTGCCCGGGAAACAACAATCCGTGATctcatttagaaagaaaaatacTCCTGGAATCGAAGTGGTAGATGGTGATGGATTTCCCAATAAAGTATTCTTCAATGGTGAGGAATGTTCTCTTCCTTTGGTATATCCAAGCAGTGGTTTCAGGAATGAGTTTTCTTTTGTTCCCATGTTGCTCCTGATGTTGTTGCCAATCATATGGATGTGGCAATAG
- the LOC107639009 gene encoding COBRA-like protein 7 isoform X1, with product MAMALHDHVFFYIFVIISAAPLSLSQPQAASSCNGIFLSYTYTSGYRLPPNTSDTADQPYRFTSELTVLNNGLEDLKSWKVFVGFRHREWLVSASNAELADGTGLPAAVGNGTVLEGSEVRDLKTAAETAGDLKQMMVTVDMVGTVFGVAPPNVPMPSTIRLSNEGFICRKPTSQAGNNETHTCCTVDPNSKTNTPTDEQEFPLPQKGGDLSIIYDVTKTYESNYWAEVTVSNNNPIGRLDHWKLSWEWINDEFIYTMKGAYPSNVDSSECIFGSQGEYYKKLDFADVLNCERRPTVVDLPPTRFNDSKLGKVPFCCRNGTLLPPTMDPSKSISRFQMQVFKMPPNINRSHLAPPRNWKISGEELNPEYQCGNPVRVSPSESLDPTGLPSNTSAIASWQILCNITRNTRKSKCCVSFSAFFNESVVPCQTCACGCSAKSERTCSVAEPAVLLPPEALLVPFENRTKMAHTWADRKHLSVPNPMPCGDNCGVSINWHVNTDYRRGWTARITLFNWGETDFADWFVAVEMDKAAPGFEKMYSFNASSLDKVKNTIFMQGKEGLNFLVAEANGSNPKKDPKVPGKQQSVISFRKKNTPGIEVVDGDGFPNKVFFNGEECSLPLVYPSSGFRNEFSFVPMLLLMLLPIIWMWQ from the exons ATGGCCATGGCCTTGCATGACCATGTCTTCTTCTACATCTTTGTCATCATCTCCGCCGCGCCATTATCGCTCTCTCAGCCACAAGCCGCCTCCTCCTGCAACGGAATATTCCTTTCTTACACTTACACCAGCGGCTACCGCCTGCCGCCGAACACGTCCGACACCGCGGACCAGCCATACCGGTTCACGTCGGAGCTGACGGTGCTAAACAACGGCCTAGAGGATCTGAAGTCATGGAAGGTGTTCGTGGGTTTCCGGCACCGAGAGTGGCTGGTTTCGGCGTCGAACGCGGAGCTGGCAGACGGCACAGGGCTCCCTGCTGCCGTCGGAAACGGGACAGTTTTGGAGGGGTCCGAGGTGAGGGACTTGAAGACGGCAGCGGAGACGGCGGGGGACTTAAAACAGATGATGGTAACGGTGGACATGGTGGGGACGGTGTTTGGGGTGGCGCCACCCAATGTTCCCATGCCTTCCACCATTAGGCTCTCTAATGAAGGTTTTATTTGTCGTAAACCCACTTCTCAAG CAGGTAACAATGAGACACATACATGTTGCACAGTTGATCCCAATTCCAAAACAAACACACCCACAGATGAACAAGAATTTCCACTCCCTCAGAAAGGTGGTGACCTTAGCATAATCTATGATGTCACAAAAACATATGAATCCAATTACTGGGCAGAGGTCACAGTTTCAAACAACAACCCCATTGGCCGTCTTGACCATTGGAAACTCAGCTGGGAATGGATCAATGATGAGTTCATATACACAATGAAAGGTGCATATCCATCAAACGTTGATTCTTCTGAATGTATCTTTGGTTCACAAGGTGAGTACTACAAGAAACTTGACTTTGCCGATGTGTTGAACTGCGAAAGAAGGCCAACCGTAGTTGATCTCCCTCCAACAAG GTTCAATGATTCAAAACTTGGTAAAGTCCCATTTTGCTGCAGAAATGGTACATTGTTGCCACCCACAATGGATCCTAGTAAGTCAATTTCAAGGTTCCAAATGCAGGTCTTCAAGATGCCTCCAAACATCAATCGTTCCCACCTTGCGCCACCTAGGAACTGGAAGATAAGTGGTGAGGAACTCAACCCTGAATACCAATGTGGGAATCCTGTTAGGGTGAGTCCTAGTGAGTCTTTGGATCCAACAGGTTTGCCATCAAATACATCTGCAATTGCAAGTTGGCAAATTCTCTGCAACATAACAAGGAACACAAGAAAAAGCAAATGTTGTGTCTCATTTTCAGCTTTTTTCAATGAATCTGTTGTTCCCTGCCAAACATGTGCATGTGGATGCTCCGCGAAGTCAGAGAGGACGTGCAGTGTGGCTGAACCGGCTGTTCTGCTTCCCCCGGAGGCACTTCTTGTTCCATTTGAGAATAGAACAAAAATGGCTCATACTTGGGCTGACAGAAAGCATCTATCAGTGCCTAATCCTATGCCTTGTGGTGATAACTGTGGTGTGAGCATCAACTGGCATGTGAATACAGATTACCGGCGAGGTTGGACTGCAAGGATCACGCTTTTCAACTGGGGCGAAACTGATTTCGCAGACTGGTTTGTCGCAGTGGAAATGGATAAAGCAGCCCCTGGTTTTGAGAAAATGTACTCATTCAATGCTAGTTCATTAGACAAAGTGAAGAACACAATATTCATGCAAGGAAAGGAAGGATTGAACTTCCTTGTAGCCGAAGCAAATGGATCCAACCCAAAAAAAGATCCGAAGGTGCCCGGGAAACAACAATCCGTGATctcatttagaaagaaaaatacTCCTGGAATCGAAGTGGTAGATGGTGATGGATTTCCCAATAAAGTATTCTTCAATGGTGAGGAATGTTCTCTTCCTTTGGTATATCCAAGCAGTGGTTTCAGGAATGAGTTTTCTTTTGTTCCCATGTTGCTCCTGATGTTGTTGCCAATCATATGGATGTGGCAATAG
- the LOC107639010 gene encoding two-component response regulator ARR2, with product MNLSNVKGSTMSTPSSSGSHLRSTGDAVSDQFPAGLRVLVVDDDPTCLMILEKMLKACLYEVTKCKCAEAALELLRGNKNGFDIVISDVHMPDMDGFKLLEHIGLEMDLPVIMMSADDGKHVVMKGVTHGACDYLIKPVRIEALKNIWQHVVRKRKTGWRDPEQSGSIDEGDRQQKVSDDADYSSSANEGKSSKKRRDEEEDADERDDSSTLKKPRVVWSVELHQQFMAAVNQLGIDKAVPKKILELMNVPGLTRENVASHLQKYRLYLRRLSGVSQQQNNLNNSFMNPQDPTFGSTSINGIDLQALSVAGQLPAQSLAKLQAAGLGRSTAKPVMSMPLVEQRNLFSFESPKLRFGEGQMQHLNTNKPINLLHGIPTNMEPKQLANLHQSAQSLGNLNMRINASVAQRSPLLMQMGQSQPRGQMIGENGSHVNQLPTSLLQPTVPNRISNGVIRNGIASSSNINAAYNQVPQSSSFLNFPMNQTNEMSVRSFPLGSHPGISNITTKGMLQEEVTSGIKGSSGFVPNYDMFNELQPQKSQDWDLTTAGLTYDATQHSNHVQGNTDVSVSPSVLVHPGFTSIQQTGQNRDTTSSMGKDMFSIGEGMDQGNLQSISQPQNPLLIDNSVRVKAERVPDASSQTNFFPEQYGQEDLMSALLKQEGIGLAENEFDFDGYSLDNIPV from the exons ATGAATCTTAGCAACGTCAAGGGATCCACCATGTCAACGCCTAGTTCATCAGGTTCGCATCTGAGGTCCACCGGAGATGCTGTCTCCGACCAGTTTCCGGCGGGTCTCCGGGTTCTGGTGGTGGATGATGACCCCACCTGCCTCATGATCCTTGAGAAGATGCTTAAAGCTTGCCTCTATGAAG TTACAAAATGCAAGTGTGCTGAGGCTGCATTGGAACTTCTGAGAGGGAACAAGAATGGATTTGACATTGTTATAAGTGATGTGCATATGCCTGACATGGATGGATTTAAGCTTTTGGAGCATATTGGGTTGGAGATGGACCTTCCAGTTATTA TGATGTCCGCAGACGATGGAAAGCATGTTGTTATGAAGGGTGTGACTCATGGTGCTTGTGATTACCTAATTAAACCCGTGCGAATCGAGGCTCTGAAGAATATATGGCAGCATGTGGTTCGGAAGAGAAAGACTGGTTGGAGAGATCCAGAGCAATCGGGAAGCATAGATGAAGGAGATCGTCAACAAAAGGTATCTGATGATGCGGATTACTCATCCTCAGCAAATGAAGGGAAAAGCTCAAAGAAGAGAAGGGACGAGGAAGAAGATGCTGATGAGAGGGATGATAGTTCCACTTTGAAGAAGCCGCGCGTGGTTTGGTCTGTTGAGCTTCATCAACAGTTTATGGCTGCTGTGAATCAACTTGGAATTGACA AGGCTGTTCCGAAAAAGATTCTGGAATTGATGAATGTTCCTGGACTTACCAGAGAAAACGTCGCTAGCCACCTTCAG AAATACCGATTGTATCTTCGGAGGCTGAGTGGAGTTTCCCAGCAGCAGAACAACTTGAACAATTCCTTCATGAACCCACAAGATCCAACATTTGGGTCAACATCGATCAATGGAATTGACCTTCAAGCCCTTTCAGTCGCTGGCCAGCTCCCAGCACAAAGTCTAGCCAAGCTTCAAGCAGCAGGACTTGGCAGATCAACTGCAAAACCGGTTATGTCCATGCCTCTAGTTGAGCAACGGAATCTTTTCAGTTTCGAAAGCCCGAAATTAAGATTTGGAGAAGGGCAAATGCAGCATTTGAATACCAATAAACCGATAAACTTGCTTCACGGAATCCCTACCAACATGGAGCCAAAGCAGCTTGCCAATCTGCACCAATCTGCCCAATCCCTTGGTAACTTGAATATGCGAATCAATGCTTCTGTCGCACAGAGAAGCCCCTTGTTGATGCAAATGGGTCAATCCCAACCAAGAGGTCAGATGATAGGTGAAAATGGTTCTCATGTTAACCAGCTTCCAACTTCATTGTTGCAACCAACAGTACCAAACCGAATTTCCAACGGTGTTATCAGAAATGGGATTGCTAGCTCCAGCAACATAAATGCTGCTTATAATCAAGTACCACAAAGCTCTTCATTTTTGAATTTCCCCATGAATCAAACTAACGAGATGTCAGTCAGAAGTTTCCCTCTTGGAAGCCATCCAGGTATATCGAATATCACAACAAAAGGAATGTTACAAGAGGAAGTTACTTCAGGAATCAAAGGATCCAGTGGCTTTGTTCCGAATTATGATATGTTTAACGAACTCCAACCTCAAAAATCCCAAGATTGGGACTTAACAACCGCTGGCCTGACATATGATGCTACTCAGCATTCAAATCATGTACAAGGTAACACTGATGTCTCAGTCTCACCATCAGTTTTGGTCCATCCGGGTTTTACATCTATTCAACAAACTGGACAAAATAGAGATACTACTTCTTCAATGGGGAAAGACATGTTCTCCATAGGTGAAGGCATGGATCAAGGTAATCTCCAAAGCATTAGTCAGCCCCAGAATCCGCTTCTCATTGACAATTCGGTAAGAGTGAAGGCTGAAAGAGTTCCTGATGCAAGCTCCCAGACTAACTTCTTCCCCGAGCAATACGGGCAGGAGGATCTTATGAGTGCACTTCTGAAACAG GAAGGCATTGGACTAGCCGAGAATGAGTTTGACTTCGACGGATATTCCTTAGACAACATTCCAGTCTAG